In Carassius auratus strain Wakin chromosome 36, ASM336829v1, whole genome shotgun sequence, the following are encoded in one genomic region:
- the LOC113055013 gene encoding uncharacterized protein LOC113055013, which translates to MLWAKGLLFYTMVMVTQSLSLRADHEAFSDAGAASGAVSENLVRFGQLLIGGQDAVSNKNVKTSALRSVESHGHKSNEEVWFQPASAKLRRLGSVRCNNNSMTLRIPGPRMPHFLVDRGEESPVPLSEMPASCGFSLKRARRDVSLVAPYGGCHVRKQGGSYILPLIIMGAPVQVSCPVRPPLPTVSCFSSGMIVKFGVRADEVKVKVDGSWQPLLEKYTKCSFTLEITAGSLVIIAPFTGSCWEITDTERQLPLMYGDQEVTLSCPVTQPTLAPTTPAVRDPTDMQQMFDHFPFGRPWWYPPGVPATLPPTVPPTTASTTPFQYPFQQPMFPHMYPMPVFDPYYFKGDPAAPPAPQYPWYPKLPPYMNGFHSPVEVTTPAMTTTAPAPYQPEHQYPGYPMYPPFYHQPILSPTVKYPFMPQYRKEPIFGPRSRKSLSSPALLSSVYRTRR; encoded by the exons ATGCTTTGGGCAAAGGGCCTTTTATTTTACACAATGGTTATGGTGACACAGAGTCTTTCTTTAAGGGCTGATCATGAGGCCTTTTCTGATGCAGGTGCTGCTTCTGGAGCAGTCTCTGAAAACCTGGTCCGGTTTGGCCAACTTTTAATTGGTGGTCAAGATGCAGTATCTAATAAGAATGTGAAGACCTCTGCATTGAGGTCAGTGGAGTCTCATGGGCACAAGTCAAATGAGGAAG TGTGGTTTCAACCTGCTAGCGCTAAGCTGCGCCGTCTGGGTTCTGTGCGATGTAACAATAATTCAATGACCTTGCGCATTCCGGGACCGAGAATGCCACACTTTCTGGTTGACCGAG GAGAGGAGTCACCAGTGCCTTTGTCTGAGATGCCAGCTAGCTGTGGTTTTTCACTGAAGCGGGCACGCAGGGATGTCTCCCTTGTTGCTCCATACGGGGGCTGTCATGTCAGAAAACAG GGTGGAAGTTATATTCTGCCACTCATTATAATGGGAGCTCCAGTGCAAGTGTCTTGCCCTGTGAGACCTCCCCTTCCTACAGTGTCCTGCTTCTCCTCTGGCATGATTGTCAAATTTGGAGTCCGGGCAGATGAAGTTAAAGTTAAAG TTGATGGATCGTGGCAGCCTCTCCTTGAGAAGTACACTAAATGCTCATTTACACTGGAGATTACTGCTGGTTCACTGGTTATCATCGCACCATTCACAGGAAGCTGTTGGGAGATTACG GATACTGAAAGGCAACTCCCTCTGATGTATGGTGACCAGGAAGTGACCCTTTCCTGTCCTGTGACACAACCAACCTTGGCCCCAACCACACCTGCTGTCCGTGACCCAACTGATATGCAACAAATGTTTGACCATTTCCCTTTTGGAAGGCCATGGTGGTATCCTCCTGGTGTACCTGCTACCCTGCCTCCCACTGTGCCACCTACAACGGCTTCAACTACTCCTTTTCAATATCCTTTCCAGCAACCCATGTTCCCTCACATGTATCCCATGCCAGTGTTCGATCCTTATTACTTTAAAGGTGACCCAGCTGCTCCCCCAGCACCACAATATCCCTGGTACCCAAAGCTCCCTCCTTATATGAATGGCTTCCACAGCCCAGTTGAAGTGACCACTCCAGCAATGACCACGACTGCCCCTGCCCCATACCAGCCTGAGCACCAATATCCAGGTTATCCAATGTACCCCCCATTCTATCACCAACCCATTCTGTCTCCAACTGTGAAATACCCTTTCATGCCTCAGTATCGTAAAGAGCCAATCTTTGGTCCCCGCAGCCGTAAATCGCTGTCTTCTCCTGCACTGTTATCCTCAGTTTACAGGACTCGAAGATGA